The DNA window ctcatttctcttcctttcagaGGTTATATGGGTGGGAGATCACCCCTCGCCTCAATTTATCCTGGACACTAGATTCTGTTTTGGCTCTGTTCTACCTGATCAACATGCCTGTAACTCTAACGCAGGatacttaaattttctttttaaatgttcatgtTGTTGAAAGAGTGTTTTATCCTCAATAATAATTTCTCCTCTAGCTTAGGACCTAAAACATCTACCTGTGTAACCTGGAAGGCTGGAATCTGTCTACATAGATAGATGTCTACCATATGTGTCTctaagaatagattttaaaaagaaattaataataacttGACTTGGAAGAGTAAAGTTATATTTCCCATGACCACCTCCTTACAACTCTAACATATCGGTACCTCACTGTTATTGCCAactactactatttttttttttttttttttagctgtggAAGAGTCTTCTGTTCAATATGATCAGAAAGGGCCTTCCTATATCCATAGCTACTTAGCAAATCCCCATCCAAGCCAACCCAAATACTGAAAACAAGTGGTGGGTTGATGGGTTCAGCTATTTCTGTGGGTAATTCATTTAGACTTAACTGTTTAAGGTGGGATTAGGGAGGAGAGCATATATCTGAAGGTGTGATGTGAGCTTAGTGGTGGGCTCACACTAATAATCTTGAAACAGTTATAAAATTGAATCAATCAACAGGTAGttgcatgtgtttattttttcactgtgCCAGTGGGTGATGCAAAATGAGGGAATTGCACATTAGTTTGGGAAGCAAAAGTCATGCAAAAACCAGTCAAGAATTATTAATTTCTAAGTGACTTGGTATTGTTTCAAGTACAAAAGGAATTCAGAGTAGCAAGAAAATAGATGAAGTGGAGGAGTTGAATAAGGCTGTGGTGTGCATGGCAGGTAGACTGGCACTAGACTTGCACCACTGGGTATGTCTTAGGCAGGTAAAAGGAAGACTGGATATGTCTGGAGGGTATAGGATGGAGTGAGCCGAAGCAGAGGCATAGAGGAGAAGACTCAGTGCGTGGAGAAACCAGACTGTCTAAGGTGGGTCTTGAGAGCTGGGCATAGGAATTTGGACTGATTGTGGAAGTCCTTATAGATCAGTTCTTAAGAAAGAAGGTAACACAAGGAAAATTACAACCACCAGTGTAAGATGTGTCATGGAAATTTGAAAGCAAGTGTGTTTTGATAGCAACCTTTTGTTTTTCACCTCTTCTAATATTAACTGTCTTTATAAAGGATGGTGATTATTAGTGTGTGCATAAATTGTTTGAACTTGAGATTCTTATTAGAAATAGATAGCATTCCAGGTGGACCAAGtgagctttctctttcttttttaagaggtTCTCAACACTGCTCTAATTTCAGAGTCTGTACCTAACAAATCACACCTGGTCATCCTAAATTCTGTTTGAATGCTACATGTTCCTATTTTAGGCCTGGAAAGAAACTTGAGAATTTCAAATTTGACTTGACTTACTTGAAATTCTAGTAACTGAACTGTTCCTTTGAATGTGGTCCTTAAATGGCCCCCAGGTGACTTTGGGCCTCTGTAGACAAAACCTTGGCCTAAAAGGAATTTCTGATGTAGCACAGTGGGCAGATGTAGAAAAACTTATAAACTTGCtaaacaatattttatagtttatggTTGAAAGAAGCATTTCCTTATTGAAACCTTGGAAAGGGGAGGCTACAGATCTGTGAGTAGAAATTTCTGGGctagtggccaggtgcggtggctcatgcctgtaatcccagcactttgggaggccgaggtgggtggatcatgaggtcaggaggttgagagggcgagaccatcctggctaacacagtgaaaccccatctctaataaaaatacaaaaaattagctgggcgtggtggtgggcgcctgtagtccagctactcgggaggctgaggcaggagaatggcgtgaacccagaaggcggagcttgcagcgagccgagattgtgccactgcactccagcctgggcgacagagcgagactccatctcaaaaaaaaaaaccaaaaaacaaatttctgggcTAGTTTAGATGAGGTTGAACATACACTTAAACATTGACTCAGTACCCCTTTAAGTGCTCAGTTTTATGCTGGGTGTGGTAACACTGTGCTTAGTTTTTATAGTGTCCACTAAGGAGGGCAGGAGGGACTGTAACTAACACTAACCAAACATCTGCCATATGGATTGTAATGATAAGGGATTTacataaattacataatttaattctcacagtaagTGTTTGTTGAAGGCATTGTTAATATCTTTTCCAAAactaagacacagagaggttaattaacttcCCCCTGATCACAGGACTGCTAAGTGTTAGAGGCTGAGTCTAGATTCAGAATCATGGTCTGCCTGACCTCAGAAGCTGCAGTCTTTCCTCTTTGTCAAGCTGTAGCCCCAAAAGACAAAACTCTATTCTCTCATAATCCAGTAAGAAAGCCGATAAGCACCAAGAAGGGCTGTCCATGTGGCTTCAGATAAGAGAGACGAACATCAGGACAATGAGTGGGATTCAGAAGTCTTCGTGAAGGAAGTAGAAGTTGACCTAGGTTTTAAAGAATGGTGGAGGGTAGGGAACtcttttattgagtgcctactatatttGGCATTGTAGACTCTCTccacagataattttatttaatgcacAGCAATCCAGGGTTGTGAGATTATTAGTCCATTTCACATATGCAAAATAGGAGGCTATGTTAAGACAACAaagcataaaaaaagaaacatatgagACTAAACGATAAAGCAAATTTCTGAAACCTCTACACGTAGTGAGTGCTAGAGCTAGGGTGAGTGGGATTTGGATTTCAGCAGGTAGAGACAGTGTGAGGATTAGCATCTGGGTGAGGGATGAATGACATGAATAAAGGGCAAGAATCTGGGAATGTGAAGCTTGTCCAGGAAACATAAAGGAGCCCAGTTGACCTGGGTTTGAGGAAAGGTGGAAGGAAATACTAGAAAGGTGTTTTGGAGCCAGGGGCAGTCTGGATGTTTTGGCCTAGAATGCCAAGGCTTAAGAAATTTGCACTGAGTTTGGTTTTTTAGGGGCCAAGGATTACTTTGAGCAAATGAATGAGATGGAGTATTTGTCATCAGTTGCTGTGAGATAGATTGGAAAAAGAAACCGATTAGGATATTGCTTCAAAACCAGTTAGGATGTTGCTTTAAAAGTCACATAGAGATGTCAGTGGAACCTGAAgagatgggaagaaaaggaaaatgtagtaaattttctttgaaaattaccaAAAGTGTCTTCTTTGCACTTGTGCTTTTTGTAACTGCTAGGCATGCACGTTTTATGGTTAAGGAAACGACATTGGTAAATGTCTAATAGGAGGGAGATTCCCAGATCACCTTAATGGGTCTCAGACTATTAAAAAGAACTCCTAATTCAGGATTTCATTCCAAAGTGCCACTTGAACCTTCAGTCCaattctgccttccttcctgacCCAGGATATTTTAGGCTCTCCAAGGTCTTTCGGGTTCTCCTTTTCCCTCTAAGCCTTAAAATGTTCTAGGTTTTCATTTGCCTTCCAGACGTCTCTTTAACCTTTGCCAAACTTCATGTAGGAGTCTGATAATCCAGTGAACTTTCTTTATATTCTCATTGTTTGACATTGTGAAATCAAAACTATTTCCTAATGCAAAGTAAATGCAGAGCTAAAGCCCCCTAAGCAACCTTGCCTGTCTTTTAATGCATTCTTCACAACACTTTCTCCTTTTTGTAGGATAAACATTTTCACTTAACACCTTAATTCAGAGATACCAACCTAGCACCCACAGTGTTGTTCTTGGAACTTTGAGAGTACAAGGGGTTAAGGTTTCGGTGTCAGTGAGATCCGCACTGGCTGGCCTTTGCAGCTGATAGATGTTTTACTTTGGCCTTATAAAGACATTTTACCCGCTGGAAACCCTTGTCGCATGACAGGATCAAAAATAGCCCGGCTGCAGCCCCTGCTGTCCATCACCACATGTAAACTGGCATAAGAGTAGGCTCTCTTAGCCGTGTCTACACGTTGTAGACACGGCAGCCTCCAGGGACAGTGTTTCATAAAGCCACACCTGTTGTTGCGAGTGAGCCAGTCACCTGACCTGCAGCAAAGTTCTGAGTGTGTGCATGACCACGCGCCTGGTTTCTGACAAGCAGTTAAGAACATCTCTGAGTGTCCTCAGAAACACTTGATGACGTCGTTTCTCCTGGCACTGGGAAACATCTACAAGTCTGGTAAAATTGAGTGTATTTTTATCATTGGGGCCAAAGTCCACTACCCTCTGAGATAAATTCATCTTTTCCATGGATGTTCGTTAATGAGTGCTTTCAGTAAAACTCTGAAAAGGCAAAGCAAAATCTATGTTTCTGAAAAATCTACAAgtgctgttttctgttttgagttctttgaaaTTGAAAGGTTGTTACTTGTCCTTGTACTTCTTACAAGTTGGCTTTGCCAGCAACCACGTAGTATTATAGTGTCATGtttttagatataaatataggGGGCTTTAATGgagattattttaaagaagaagatAAATCAGATATTTATGGTAGTGTTTCAGATGGGCAGTAATAAATTGCAAGAGTGAGAATGGAGATGCAtggaatttttgtttaaatacctcttgtgatttatttttttaaccacattAACTTTTAAGTAACGTCATTGGAGTCTGTCTTGTATTATCTgtgaatgtataattttaaaagatacttggTTTTGTTTGACTTTCTTGAACTTTTGCAGGATAACACATGATTATACAATTGATATGATTTGTACAAAATATCAACGAATAGGGCAGATTTCGAACATAACACTAACGTATTTCTGCTAATTTGGAGGATGAAACAAGAGTTAGTAGATGTGCAAAAAAAGTTTCCTTGTTATGTAAaccttttaaatttctattaattttagaaatatttagttGTACTTCCCTGTCCTGCCTTTTCCCTCAACCTCATCATTTCCCCAAAACCCCTTCTGTCTGTCTTGCATAGAGATAAACAAGCTGGCTGACCCTCAGGTGCCTGATAGTCAAACAGGTTTGGTTGACCGTTGTGTCCTTATGAattttatgggggaaaaaaaagagaaagaaagaaaataagtgtgCTGCACATCTCTTTGGGAATCACTGCCATGAATGTTAATAGCATTTTTGTAGCTTCCCACGACAGCCTCTTGTGACAGAGTGAGCTGCACTACAGTTCGTTTGAGAAGTGTGATTCTGCTGTGTTTACCACACTTGTGAACTTTTAaactcctttttcttattttgtcgcctgcttccttttttaattattatttttaataagggTGACTGAGGTTGCAGAGAGATTAATGTGTGCTGAGTCTGCATAGCAATTTCAAGTAGGGTTGCCATGATAATAAACATACGGATTTTGTTAACGTTTATGTTAATTTCGACAAACTGGTGATCACCCCACAGAAGTGAATAATTATGGACTACCTTTTGAGTCCTATATTCTTGGCTAagaatttttctatttacttaattaaacattcttattttatgaACTCATTACAAAATTTTCCAAAGTCTTCATCAATTGAGCACTTGTTAAACCTCTCTTACGTGTGTAGCCCTCATGAATCTTGATTTATTTTCCAAACTCTTGATAAACTGTACTTAGCAGCTCCAAATAATCATACATGACAATTCTAGCAGGGAGGGTGTCATCATATTTTTGGGGTCCAGTTCTTCTGGGGGCACTCTATGACTTTGGCTACTGCCTGAGTATTCTCAATGGACCACTAGAAAGTAGATATTGTGGCAACCCTATGCTCATAATAACCACTAAATTTGAGTTTGTTTTATCTTTGAACAACATGCTACAGTTAGGAGGTGACTACCGCCtgactttgttttccatttctcaaCAGGATACCTGCCCACTATGTCTATCCGCAGGCTTTTGTGCAGCCGGGAGTGGTCATTCCACACGTCCAGCCGACAGCAGCTGCCGCCTCCACCACCCCTTACATTGATTACACTGGAGCTGCATACGCACAATActcagcagctgctgctgctgccgccgccgctgctgcctATGACCAGTACCCCTATGCAGCCTCTCCAGCTGCTGCAGGATATGTTACTGCTGGGGGCTATGGCTACGCAGTCCAGCAGCCAATCACCGCAGCGGCACCTGGGACAGCTGCCGCCGCcgctgcagcagctgctgccgcTGCAGCATTTGGCCAGTACCAGCCTCAGCAGCTGCAGACAGACCGAATGCAATAGACCAGCCATCTGATCAAAGTtgaattgttttctctttccctcccaattttccaatttttagtaGCTAATAAGAGAGTTAACATTGACttaacagctttaaaaaaaaaaacagccatgCTATTGTGAAGcagagttattattttttttatactCCAGGTAGTGTTCTAGATGAGAAAGAGGTAAGAATGAGGGGAATGGGCACAATTTTGGAAATCAATCCCAAAGAGCCTGAGTAAATGAAAGGCCACTACGAAATGACGCCAGGAGTAACAACGGAACTTCACTTTTGTAAcgggatttttatttttgctctttttataGTATCAGGGAAGCAAACTGCCTTTTACAAGTTAGAAAATGCTGTTTGAATCTAGTTGAACCAGGGAATACAGAGCGAGCAATATGTAGCTTGAATTACatttaaaagcagattttttaCAAACAAAATGGCGAAAGCACTGATTGTCATTTTTAGCAGTCACTTAAGGCCTATAGAACTTTTTTCAAGTCGGAAGGTCCTGTTCTTACTATCTCAAAAATGGGCATCGAACAATCAATCTAGGAGCGTGGCAGTGGGTAAAATGGTGGACAGGCACCAAAgctattttctcatctgtcctGTGGATGAGTGGAACTGTGGAACAAGTGATGTGGAATTAATGGGTGCAACAGCTGTACAGACAATCAATAACACACACAGTTCTGGAAAGAACACATCACTTGTGCTTGTTTGATGAGCTTGTCACATTCTAATCCCTCTCCCCATCCTGTTTCAATTTTGGGAAACTTGTATCTGCTGGTGTCAGCAATTCTGATTCTGAAATAGGATCAGGCTTTTACTACAACAGCCTTCTCTTTCTATTTATTGTGTCGACTCGTGGCTTATGAATAAAGGCAGGCAAAGTTTGCAGAACTGTCTTaaggacatttattttttttccctttttaagtaattttacaCTTTAGTATCTATTTCAGAGtcatatttaaaactatttattagTGACTACAGTACATGAGACAACAAGGTTACTGAGATTACAATTCTTCAAAGGTTAATGATAATGTGGTTTATACTGTGCCTTAATAGTAATGctatttaagatatttatttttaagttttactaTGCTGCACTCTAAAGAAAGGAACTTTAGATGTGACACTGTAAAATTATGTATTCATCTCATGGCATAAATTATTTAGTAAGTCTAGATGTAGCGTATTAAATATTAACCTATTCAACTAAAGATGTTGACTTGgatttatttaaattcatatgTGCACTGTATAAGAGAGTACTCTTACATTAACacattttagtttagtttttagatttttttttaaacgatATATTGCTAGTTTCATGCTTCCTCCTCTGATTTTGCCTGTGTAGATTTCATTTATTGGTAATTCATTAGTTTAACACTATTATGTAGTTTTTAAATGctgctttacatttttcttctgaaactgcAATACTtgcaatttttattcttaaactaAATTGAATACTATTTTACACTGTATTGGATTTTTATACTTGAACAATTTCATACAAGGGAAGACAGGTTAGCATTTTTATGGACTTTCTCCATTATCACTGGATTTACTTTAAGTATTCCCATACTAGACAGTGTTATGTAATGTAGACATGACTCTCCTGTGCAAATTATTTATTCGTTGTGTATATTGCTTTATAACATTTCAGATCTTCTAATCTATTCActtgtattaaatataatttttaaaaacttctgttgCATTGGCTGTTTCTAATTCTGTAGTAAAGGTCAATGATTTCTCTTTTGAACTTGAATCAATAGCCATGATTGATACGTAACATTTTCAGTGAGCATAATACTCTCTTGGATGTCCTGGTTTTGTGCCTTTAAAGTAAGTTTCACTAACTGAATATCTACCTTATACTTAGCAAATGATATAGGTCATCCCCTGTCCCACCAGGGGAGCCCTAAAGGACTTCGTATCACTGAAAACTGGTTAGCTGAAAGATGGCTTGGAAGGCGTGGGCCAGTAGTAGAGAGGACTAGTCAGAAGTGGGACCAGCCCAGTGGTGCTCGGGTCAGCTAAACTCAGGTTTGAGCTGGACTCCCCACTTTTCAGCAATGTTAGTGAAGCCAATTGCTCTTCgtaattcacctttttttttttttttttttttgagacagagtcttgctctgtcacccagtctggagtgcagtggcacgacctcggctcactgcaagctccgcctcccaggttcacgccattctcctgccttagcctcccgcgtagctgggactgcaggcacccgccacctcgcctggctaattttttgtatttttagtagagacggggtttcatcgtgttagccaggatggtctagatctcctgacctcatgatctgcccgcctcagcctcccaaagtgctgggattacaggtgtgagccaccgcacctggtctgtAATTCACTTTTTTAATGCATTCCTCATCTATAATATTGTGACAATAATACTTGTCTCGCAtggttatttaaataattaaatttaaaaagcacaccAACTACTTGCCACAGAGCCAGATACATAGTAAGTAAATCTGTAgtagtggccaggcgcggtggctcacacctgtaatcccagcactttgggaggccaaggcaggcggatcatgggagactgagaccatcctggctaacagtgaaaccccttctccactaaaaatacaaaaaattagccaggcatggtagcacgtgcctgtagtcccagctactcaggaggctggggcaggagaatcgggtaggagaattgcttgaacccaggaggtggaggttgcagtgagcagagatca is part of the Homo sapiens chromosome 6, GRCh38.p14 Primary Assembly genome and encodes:
- the RBM24 gene encoding RNA-binding protein 24 isoform X2 — encoded protein: MTSFLLALGNIYKSEINKLADPQVPDSQTGYLPTMSIRRLLCSREWSFHTSSRQQLPPPPPLTLITLELHTHNTQQLLLLPPPLLPMTSTPMQPLQLLQDMLLLGAMATQSSSQSPQRHLGQLPPPLQQLLPLQHLASTSLSSCRQTECNRPAI
- the RBM24 gene encoding RNA-binding protein 24 isoform X3, which produces MTSFLLALGNIYKSGYLPTMSIRRLLCSREWSFHTSSRQQLPPPPPLTLITLELHTHNTQQLLLLPPPLLPMTSTPMQPLQLLQDMLLLGAMATQSSSQSPQRHLGQLPPPLQQLLPLQHLASTSLSSCRQTECNRPAI
- the RBM24 gene encoding RNA-binding protein 24 isoform 3 (isoform 3 is encoded by transcript variant 3), encoding MADRAAAERACKDPNPIIDGRKANVNLAYLGAKPRIMQPGFAFGVQQLHPALIQRPFGIPAHYVYPQAFVQPGVVIPHVQPTAAAASTTPYIDYTGAAYAQYSAAAAAAAAAAAYDQYPYAASPAAAGYVTAGGYGYAVQQPITAAAPGTAAAAAAAAAAAAAFGQYQPQQLQTDRMQ
- the RBM24 gene encoding RNA-binding protein 24 isoform 1 (isoform 1 is encoded by transcript variant 1) — encoded protein: MHTTQKDTTYTKIFVGGLPYHTTDASLRKYFEVFGEIEEAVVITDRQTGKSRGYGFVTMADRAAAERACKDPNPIIDGRKANVNLAYLGAKPRIMQPGFAFGVQQLHPALIQRPFGIPAHYVYPQAFVQPGVVIPHVQPTAAAASTTPYIDYTGAAYAQYSAAAAAAAAAAAYDQYPYAASPAAAGYVTAGGYGYAVQQPITAAAPGTAAAAAAAAAAAAAFGQYQPQQLQTDRMQ
- the RBM24 gene encoding RNA-binding protein 24 isoform 2 (isoform 2 is encoded by transcript variant 2); this translates as MYVCLCVSVAKVTMADRAAAERACKDPNPIIDGRKANVNLAYLGAKPRIMQPGFAFGVQQLHPALIQRPFGIPAHYVYPQAFVQPGVVIPHVQPTAAAASTTPYIDYTGAAYAQYSAAAAAAAAAAAYDQYPYAASPAAAGYVTAGGYGYAVQQPITAAAPGTAAAAAAAAAAAAAFGQYQPQQLQTDRMQ
- the RBM24 gene encoding RNA-binding protein 24 isoform X1; the protein is MHTTQKDTTYTKIFVGGLPYHTTDASLRKYFEVFGEIEEAVVITDRQTGKSRGYGFVTMADRAAAERACKDPNPIIDGRKANVNLAYLGAKPRIMQPGFAFGVQQLHPALIQRPFGLLCSREWSFHTSSRQQLPPPPPLTLITLELHTHNTQQLLLLPPPLLPMTSTPMQPLQLLQDMLLLGAMATQSSSQSPQRHLGQLPPPLQQLLPLQHLASTSLSSCRQTECNRPAI